One window from the genome of Cryptomeria japonica chromosome 6, Sugi_1.0, whole genome shotgun sequence encodes:
- the LOC131052797 gene encoding uncharacterized protein LOC131052797, which produces MGNCMQPKVRRETCKKFIKVMAMDGKMLEYRSPVVGGDLVRESDFEEDCMVVHSRNDGHALPQENTLKGGELYYLVPSLMEAHHRAFSAQKNGICRGKKRAGDVEKSFTLKIVVSRQQLKSLLLDSCVKEILVEQHARKLTQQQDCVSGKAWRPCLDTIAEEY; this is translated from the coding sequence ATGGGTAATTGCATGCAACCCAAGGTACGACGAGAAACATGCAAGAAATTCATAAAAGTCATGGCAATGGATGGTAAAATGCTAGAATACAGGTCTCCTGTTGTGGGGGGAGATCTGGTGAGAGAGAGTGATTTTGAGGAGGATTGTATGGTTGTACACTCGAGGAATGATGGTCATGCTCTTCCCCAAGAAAATACACTCAAGGGTGGGGAACTTTATTATCTTGTTCCCTCACTCATGGAAGCTCATCACAGAGCTTTTTCAGCACAGAAAAATGGTATTTGCAGAGGCAAGAAAAGAGCAGGGGATGTGGAGAAGAGTTTTACACTCAAGATTGTAGTCTCAAGACAACAGCTGAAGAGTTTGCTTTTGGATAGCTGTGTGAAGGAAATCTTAGTGGAACAGCATGCTAGGAAACTTACTCAACAACAAGATTGTGTTTCAGGAAAAGCATGGAGGCCATGCTTGGACACAATTGCAGAGGAATATTGA